In a genomic window of Romeriopsis navalis LEGE 11480:
- a CDS encoding DUF3326 domain-containing protein → MLNSPYTVGVIVPTGVGAAIGGYAGDALPVVKAISHIADRVITHPNVMNGASLYWNLPNALYVEGFGLDQFAANRWGLEPVRHNRIGLLIDQGIEQTLRWRHLQVADAARATLGLDLTDYVVTDEPLQVELRTAESGATWGTIGNPDSLLRAAGRLIDTAGATAIAVIVRFPEDQEATALQAYRHGQGVDPLAGAEAVISHLIVRQFQIPCAHAPALSPLPLDTEISPRSAAEELGHTFLPCVLAGLSRAPQFTTQPQQGIWANALDAIVIPASCCGGSAILSLSQTKTQIITVEENTTRMQVYPRDLGIHTVPVRSYLEAIGAIVSHRAGITAQSLQATIEPIQPLSRDS, encoded by the coding sequence ATGTTGAATTCTCCCTACACCGTGGGGGTCATTGTCCCAACGGGAGTTGGTGCGGCCATTGGTGGTTATGCGGGCGATGCATTACCTGTAGTCAAGGCAATTTCGCACATCGCCGATCGCGTCATTACCCATCCCAATGTCATGAATGGCGCCTCCCTCTATTGGAATTTGCCCAATGCACTGTACGTCGAGGGGTTTGGGCTTGATCAATTTGCTGCCAACCGCTGGGGCTTAGAGCCAGTTCGGCATAATCGGATTGGCCTGCTGATCGATCAGGGGATTGAACAGACACTCCGATGGCGGCATCTACAGGTGGCCGATGCCGCTCGCGCCACCTTGGGACTTGATTTAACTGACTACGTGGTTACCGATGAGCCGCTGCAGGTAGAACTGCGGACCGCCGAATCCGGCGCAACTTGGGGGACGATCGGTAATCCTGATAGTCTATTGCGGGCCGCGGGCCGCTTAATCGATACCGCCGGAGCAACTGCGATTGCCGTCATCGTGCGGTTTCCTGAAGACCAAGAGGCCACAGCGTTACAGGCCTACCGTCATGGTCAAGGGGTTGATCCACTCGCCGGCGCCGAGGCGGTCATCAGTCATCTGATTGTGCGGCAATTCCAAATTCCCTGCGCCCATGCCCCGGCGCTATCACCACTGCCGCTGGACACAGAAATTTCCCCCCGATCCGCCGCCGAAGAACTCGGCCATACGTTTCTACCCTGCGTTTTGGCCGGTCTGAGCCGTGCCCCTCAATTCACAACACAACCCCAGCAAGGCATTTGGGCCAACGCCCTCGATGCGATCGTGATTCCCGCCAGCTGCTGTGGCGGCAGTGCCATACTCAGTCTTAGCCAAACGAAAACCCAAATTATCACGGTGGAAGAGAATACTACTCGAATGCAGGTTTATCCTAGAGATCTAGGAATTCACACAGTGCCCGTGCGATCGTACCTCGAAGCGATCGGGGCGATCGTCAGCCATCGTGCCGGCATCACCGCCCAATCGCTGCAAGCCACCATCGAACCGATTCAGCCCCTCTCCAGGGATAGCTGA
- a CDS encoding extracellular solute-binding protein → MVRRRKISTLFSPRNLLAGLLALQLVGLVLWGIFWPRTGDHVRLALVVPEIEQTDWQPLIQKFEATHPKITISLVSGPYTTEQREAIYTSDFQNSVAQYDLVYMDIIWVAQFADQLRELTPYIEQSQVDLTDFLPSEIRAGKFNQRLYRLPMRSDIGLTYYRKDWLKSGIPQNPAELKNQLTQLQTNPAVNVGYLWPGRSSESLITNFIEVLSSFGGSWIDAENQVGLDQPAAIQAAQQLRNLIAQDLSPEVTMNYTEEESLKRFQQADAVMLRGWPYFWQALKTMQPQVAITHPLSLGNQPASGCRGGWGFAIPKNAAHPQAAWSAIEYFTSADVQRQFALSSGFLPSRRSVFADPQVIQQYPFYAELRQRLETRSVFRPAIPQYRQASVILQQALGQVLQGEATAAVALSEAAQATRALLN, encoded by the coding sequence ATGGTGCGCCGTCGCAAAATCTCAACGTTATTCTCACCGCGCAATCTACTAGCTGGATTGCTGGCGTTACAGCTAGTAGGACTCGTGCTCTGGGGCATATTTTGGCCTCGGACGGGCGATCATGTCCGGCTCGCCTTAGTCGTACCCGAGATCGAGCAAACGGATTGGCAACCGCTGATCCAAAAATTTGAAGCAACGCATCCGAAAATTACGATTAGCCTGGTCTCTGGCCCCTACACCACCGAACAGCGCGAAGCCATCTACACTTCCGATTTTCAAAATTCGGTGGCCCAATATGACTTGGTATATATGGACATTATCTGGGTGGCACAGTTTGCCGATCAGCTGCGCGAACTGACGCCCTATATTGAACAGTCACAAGTCGATTTAACTGATTTCTTGCCCAGCGAAATTCGCGCCGGGAAATTTAATCAGCGCCTTTACCGACTCCCCATGCGATCGGATATTGGCCTAACGTATTATCGCAAAGACTGGCTCAAGTCCGGGATTCCACAAAATCCAGCAGAACTCAAAAATCAGCTGACGCAACTCCAAACAAATCCCGCCGTCAACGTTGGCTATCTCTGGCCGGGCAGAAGTTCCGAGAGCCTGATCACCAATTTCATCGAAGTGCTATCGAGTTTTGGCGGCAGTTGGATTGACGCGGAGAATCAAGTTGGGTTGGATCAACCCGCAGCAATTCAAGCAGCCCAACAACTCCGCAATCTCATTGCACAAGATCTTTCCCCCGAAGTGACGATGAATTACACCGAAGAAGAATCTCTAAAACGGTTTCAGCAAGCGGATGCCGTCATGCTGCGCGGTTGGCCGTATTTTTGGCAGGCGTTAAAGACCATGCAACCCCAGGTCGCAATCACCCATCCCCTGAGTCTCGGCAATCAACCAGCCAGCGGCTGTCGAGGTGGCTGGGGCTTCGCAATTCCGAAAAATGCCGCACATCCGCAGGCCGCCTGGAGCGCGATCGAATATTTCACCAGTGCCGATGTGCAGCGGCAGTTCGCATTATCATCGGGCTTCCTTCCCAGTCGGCGATCGGTATTTGCTGACCCGCAAGTCATACAGCAATACCCGTTTTATGCCGAGCTGCGACAAAGGCTCGAAACACGATCGGTATTTCGTCCAGCCATTCCGCAATACCGCCAGGCTTCCGTGATTTTGCAGCAAGCCCTAGGACAAGTCTTACAAGGTGAAGCTACAGCGGCAGTTGCACTCTCCGAGGCCGCTCAGGCAACTCGGGCATTACTAAATTAA
- a CDS encoding DUF2207 domain-containing protein, whose translation MRFPTPLCQRQPKSRWLRLGGLSCILSLCLSGMPIALAQTPFYWDFINVDIDVQTNGDMLVTETQKYVFTADHTNNRFRYIPLDKADAIDQISVTEAGKPVQQVIVGHQKHQRWISWQHPLKAPGAKTFTLKYRVVGGLHVLSDRTEVNWKALFADRTAPIKQSRVIVRLPERLANQIQSYRSYGAATTARQFNDRTIAFTLKQPLPAKAALGVKVAFPNHILNLPTPQWQAAPINTKQQSWQKILPIIIGGLMTPFGLIALLLGWSRIFVDSPRESGGDGINGNIHSGGSSYGGGGNYGGSGFDGG comes from the coding sequence ATGCGTTTTCCAACTCCTTTATGCCAACGTCAGCCCAAGTCGCGTTGGTTACGCCTCGGCGGACTCAGTTGCATTTTGAGTCTTTGCCTCAGCGGAATGCCGATCGCCCTGGCCCAAACACCGTTCTACTGGGACTTCATCAATGTTGATATTGATGTCCAGACCAATGGCGATATGCTCGTCACCGAAACCCAAAAATATGTTTTCACCGCAGACCATACAAACAATCGCTTCCGCTATATTCCTTTGGATAAAGCTGATGCAATTGACCAAATCAGCGTCACCGAAGCCGGAAAGCCTGTTCAACAAGTAATAGTCGGCCATCAAAAGCATCAACGCTGGATCAGCTGGCAGCATCCACTCAAAGCGCCAGGAGCCAAAACTTTTACGCTGAAGTATCGGGTGGTAGGCGGCTTACATGTGCTGAGCGATCGCACGGAAGTGAACTGGAAAGCGTTATTTGCTGATCGTACCGCCCCAATTAAACAAAGTCGCGTTATTGTGCGGCTGCCAGAACGCTTGGCCAATCAAATTCAGTCCTACCGGTCCTACGGAGCCGCAACGACGGCCCGCCAGTTTAATGATCGAACGATCGCGTTTACGCTCAAACAACCCCTGCCAGCCAAAGCGGCGCTGGGGGTGAAAGTCGCCTTTCCGAATCATATTCTGAATCTCCCGACACCCCAGTGGCAAGCAGCCCCAATCAATACCAAGCAACAATCCTGGCAGAAGATTCTGCCGATTATTATCGGTGGACTGATGACACCGTTTGGGCTGATCGCGTTACTTCTCGGTTGGAGCCGCATCTTTGTCGATAGTCCCCGTGAAAGTGGGGGAGACGGGATTAACGGCAATATCCACAGTGGCGGTAGTAGTTACGGTGGTGGTGGTAACTACGGTGGCAGTGGATTTGATGGGGGT
- a CDS encoding F0F1 ATP synthase subunit gamma → MPNLKSIRDRIQSVKNTKKITEAMRLVAAAKVRRAQEQVTAARPFADRLVQVLYGLQSRLKFEEANLPLLRQREVKTVGLLVISGDRGLCGGYNASIIKRAELRVKELQAEGKEVRLTVVGRKATQYFQRRDYDIDATYVGLEQVPTAAEASQISDKLLSLFLSDSVDRVELVYTKFVSLISSKPVVQTLLPLDIQGLEATDDEIFRLIVRDGDFTVEREKVQSSVEQLPQDMLFEQDPVQILDALLPLYLTNQILRSLQESAASELAARMTAMNNASENASSLITTLTLSYNKARQAAITQELLEVVAGASALN, encoded by the coding sequence ATGCCTAACTTAAAATCAATTCGCGACCGGATTCAGTCGGTCAAAAATACCAAGAAAATTACCGAAGCGATGCGCTTGGTTGCGGCCGCAAAGGTCCGCCGGGCCCAAGAACAAGTAACTGCCGCGCGTCCCTTCGCGGATCGGCTGGTACAAGTGTTGTACGGTTTGCAATCTCGCTTGAAGTTCGAGGAAGCAAATTTACCATTGTTACGCCAGCGGGAAGTCAAAACCGTTGGATTACTCGTGATTTCGGGTGATCGTGGTCTTTGCGGTGGTTATAACGCCAGCATCATTAAGCGCGCCGAGTTGCGGGTAAAAGAGTTGCAAGCGGAAGGGAAGGAAGTCCGCTTAACCGTCGTTGGGCGGAAAGCAACTCAGTATTTCCAACGCCGCGATTACGACATCGATGCCACTTATGTCGGTCTCGAGCAAGTCCCCACTGCAGCGGAAGCTAGCCAGATTAGCGATAAACTGCTGTCGCTATTTCTGTCCGACAGCGTCGATCGCGTGGAGTTGGTCTACACCAAATTCGTCTCCTTAATCAGCTCGAAGCCCGTGGTTCAGACACTTCTTCCTTTGGATATCCAAGGCTTGGAAGCCACAGACGACGAAATCTTCCGGTTGATTGTCCGGGATGGTGACTTCACCGTTGAACGGGAGAAGGTCCAAAGCTCCGTGGAACAGCTACCGCAGGACATGCTATTTGAACAGGATCCAGTTCAAATTTTGGATGCGCTGTTGCCACTCTACCTAACGAACCAAATCCTCCGTTCCTTGCAGGAATCAGCGGCCAGTGAATTGGCGGCACGCATGACCGCAATGAATAATGCAAGTGAGAATGCCAGTTCCCTGATTACCACGCTGACCCTGAGCTACAACAAAGCGCGCCAGGCAGCTATTACTCAGGAGCTCCTTGAGGTCGTTGCCGGTGCAAGTGCACTTAACTAA
- a CDS encoding serine/threonine-protein kinase translates to MSYCLNPKCHDRRNPDDARICQSCETPLLIQNRYRLLRPLRELDEWEPAEVFEIDDHGTRRVMKVLKKVMLLSLFQREVETLQRLDHPGIPKVEPDGYFTVALPGAVEVHCLVMEKIAGTDLDAWLANHGPITQAEAEDWLKQLLELLALIHQAEIFHRDIKLSNIMRRETGQLMLIDFGTVRQVTNTYLAKIAGKRDVTSVVSPGYTPLEQMNGKAVPQSDFYALGRSIVALLTGKHPIDFTEDEEGRLIWQSEVKTSITQAFAQLLDEMMAPFPGQRPLSAEVILNRLAFPLPPPVPPSTEPPERRAIQWLLIANILVFALQLLIGGQWLQARQRSSVRPQSATLNLVMPELPERPRRVQLPL, encoded by the coding sequence ATGAGCTATTGCCTGAATCCGAAGTGTCACGATCGGCGCAATCCCGATGATGCCAGGATTTGCCAGTCCTGTGAGACGCCGCTCCTCATCCAGAATCGGTATCGTTTACTGCGGCCTTTGCGCGAACTCGATGAATGGGAACCGGCGGAAGTGTTTGAAATTGACGATCACGGCACGCGCCGCGTGATGAAAGTACTGAAGAAAGTGATGTTGTTATCACTCTTTCAGCGGGAAGTTGAGACTTTACAACGGCTGGACCATCCGGGTATTCCTAAAGTTGAGCCGGATGGCTATTTCACAGTGGCCTTGCCGGGAGCAGTGGAAGTGCATTGTCTCGTGATGGAGAAAATTGCCGGGACTGACCTCGATGCCTGGTTGGCGAACCATGGCCCGATTACCCAAGCCGAAGCCGAAGATTGGCTCAAACAACTCCTGGAATTGCTCGCGCTGATTCATCAAGCCGAAATTTTCCACCGTGATATTAAACTCTCCAATATCATGCGGCGGGAAACGGGTCAGCTGATGCTGATTGATTTTGGGACCGTGCGCCAAGTGACGAATACCTATCTGGCCAAAATTGCGGGGAAGCGCGATGTGACCAGTGTAGTGTCTCCTGGCTATACCCCCCTGGAGCAGATGAATGGCAAAGCGGTTCCGCAGTCGGACTTTTATGCCTTGGGCCGGTCGATTGTTGCCCTACTCACGGGGAAACATCCGATCGACTTCACGGAAGATGAGGAAGGGCGTTTGATTTGGCAAAGTGAGGTCAAAACTTCTATTACACAGGCGTTTGCGCAGTTATTGGATGAAATGATGGCGCCGTTCCCGGGGCAGCGGCCGTTGAGTGCCGAGGTGATTTTGAATCGGTTAGCTTTTCCGCTGCCCCCTCCAGTTCCACCATCGACTGAGCCGCCGGAGCGCCGCGCCATCCAATGGTTGTTAATCGCGAATATTCTGGTCTTTGCGTTGCAATTATTGATTGGGGGGCAATGGCTTCAGGCCCGCCAGCGATCATCGGTCCGGCCGCAGTCGGCAACGCTTAATTTAGTAATGCCCGAGTTGCCTGAGCGGCCTCGGAGAGTGCAACTGCCGCTGTAG
- a CDS encoding CPBP family intramembrane glutamic endopeptidase has protein sequence MTSNPTEPPDFPEMSRGQILIVMAVTALVLMVVTRIWMYFGAVSLFPCQVTPTAILWGIGFAIAISGASALIYELWPQYRESADYYVQMVVKPLALPDIIWLGLLPGLSEELLFRGVMLPVFGRNWEGILISSICFGVLHLSGLKQWPYIIWATVIGGVLGWSAVWSGNLLVPIVAHTLTNIISALIWKYRHQKTISS, from the coding sequence ATGACATCCAACCCCACAGAACCCCCCGATTTTCCCGAAATGAGCCGGGGCCAAATCCTCATTGTCATGGCTGTCACCGCTTTGGTGCTGATGGTGGTCACCCGCATTTGGATGTACTTTGGCGCCGTTAGCCTCTTCCCCTGCCAAGTCACGCCAACGGCAATACTGTGGGGCATCGGTTTTGCGATCGCGATTTCTGGCGCCAGTGCGCTAATTTATGAGCTTTGGCCGCAATACCGCGAAAGTGCCGACTACTACGTTCAGATGGTCGTCAAACCCTTGGCCCTGCCGGACATTATTTGGCTGGGACTCTTACCCGGTTTAAGCGAAGAACTGCTATTTCGCGGTGTCATGCTACCGGTATTTGGGCGCAATTGGGAAGGTATTCTGATTTCCAGCATCTGCTTCGGCGTCCTCCACCTCAGCGGCCTAAAGCAATGGCCTTATATTATCTGGGCCACTGTCATTGGCGGTGTGCTCGGCTGGAGTGCCGTCTGGAGCGGCAATCTGCTCGTACCGATCGTCGCCCACACCCTAACGAATATCATCTCGGCGTTGATCTGGAAATACCGCCATCAAAAAACGATATCGAGCTAA
- a CDS encoding NB-ARC domain-containing protein — protein sequence MEFDQLFLEAGNRWNLEKLYGDLATAKQAVTPHKKPGLTAIEQARTRGLLLGYSPAEIAQIQYATAKTVEVALSQTLYRYVEVVVGRDRNSLSGWRDVADWLQQAGYRSVSQEINWNQVPDVAVFYGRETELQQLQDWMSATVNVDRPCRVVAICGPGGIGKTTLTVQVTQQLRSQFECVIWQSLRHAPSLEDVLQDWLSQLDLAVEGAVHDQISVLLEYLRCRPCLIVLDNLDSVSRRGDFAGHYQPGYEAYGDLLRRLGEEPHQSCLLLNSREATKEIVILAGPQRAVRCLDLEGLGDAAAAILREASLSGENYWKQLIRIYRGNPLVLKIVASNIREMFDGSVTAFLKQRITLIASDISYLVEQQVQRLSAAEQTVLYRLSESSQPIDIDQLNLQDSPESFQALGSLLRRSLIEKSVAGFTLRPVVMEYVRQIRKAQGGDA from the coding sequence ATGGAGTTTGATCAGCTTTTTCTTGAAGCCGGTAATCGCTGGAATCTCGAAAAACTCTATGGTGATTTGGCCACCGCGAAGCAAGCTGTCACGCCTCATAAGAAGCCGGGTCTGACGGCGATCGAACAAGCCCGGACCCGGGGTCTTTTACTGGGTTATAGCCCCGCGGAAATTGCACAAATTCAATATGCGACGGCGAAAACGGTCGAAGTGGCTTTGAGTCAGACGTTGTATCGCTATGTGGAAGTGGTGGTCGGCCGCGATCGCAATAGCCTCTCAGGGTGGCGCGATGTGGCGGATTGGTTGCAGCAAGCGGGATATCGCAGTGTCAGTCAAGAAATTAATTGGAACCAAGTGCCGGATGTCGCTGTATTTTATGGTCGGGAGACCGAGCTGCAGCAGTTGCAGGATTGGATGTCTGCCACTGTAAACGTCGATCGTCCATGTCGCGTAGTGGCCATCTGCGGGCCGGGTGGCATTGGCAAAACGACTTTAACGGTTCAGGTGACGCAACAGTTGCGATCGCAGTTTGAATGTGTAATTTGGCAGTCCTTACGCCATGCGCCGTCCTTAGAAGATGTGTTGCAGGATTGGTTAAGCCAATTGGATTTGGCGGTTGAGGGGGCGGTGCACGATCAAATCTCAGTCTTGCTCGAGTATCTGCGCTGTCGGCCTTGTCTGATTGTGCTAGATAATTTGGATTCAGTCTCCCGCAGGGGTGATTTTGCGGGCCATTATCAACCGGGTTATGAAGCCTATGGCGACTTGCTGCGGCGTTTAGGGGAGGAACCGCATCAGAGTTGTCTGTTGCTCAATAGCCGCGAAGCGACGAAGGAAATTGTCATTTTGGCAGGGCCGCAGCGAGCGGTGCGATGTCTAGATTTAGAGGGCTTAGGTGATGCGGCTGCAGCAATTCTGCGCGAGGCATCACTTTCCGGCGAAAACTATTGGAAACAGTTGATTCGGATTTATCGCGGTAATCCGCTAGTGCTGAAAATCGTGGCATCGAATATTCGCGAAATGTTTGATGGCAGTGTGACCGCTTTTCTCAAACAGCGTATTACGCTGATTGCCAGTGATATTAGTTATCTCGTAGAACAGCAGGTGCAGCGGCTGTCGGCGGCGGAGCAGACAGTGCTGTATCGGTTGTCGGAGTCATCACAGCCGATCGATATTGACCAGCTCAATCTTCAAGACTCCCCAGAATCATTTCAGGCGTTGGGGTCGTTGCTGCGTCGATCGTTGATCGAAAAAAGTGTGGCGGGCTTTACTCTGCGTCCCGTGGTGATGGAATATGTCCGCCAAATCCGGAAAGCCCAAGGGGGTGATGCATGA
- a CDS encoding 2Fe-2S iron-sulfur cluster-binding protein — translation MANVYTVEILHRGTTHTIQVPDDRAILEVANEQGFDLPASCTAGVCTTCAAQIIEGEVAQEDGVGLSPELQQQGYSLLCVSYPKSNCKVETDKEDAVYELQFGQYQK, via the coding sequence ATGGCGAACGTCTATACCGTGGAAATCCTGCACCGGGGCACTACTCACACCATCCAGGTACCGGACGATCGCGCCATTCTCGAAGTTGCGAATGAACAAGGTTTTGATTTGCCAGCGTCCTGTACCGCCGGCGTTTGCACCACTTGTGCCGCTCAAATTATTGAAGGTGAAGTCGCCCAAGAAGACGGCGTTGGCCTCAGCCCCGAATTACAGCAACAAGGTTACAGTTTGCTCTGCGTTTCCTACCCAAAAAGCAACTGTAAAGTCGAAACGGATAAAGAGGATGCAGTTTATGAACTGCAATTCGGTCAATATCAGAAATAA
- the atpA gene encoding F0F1 ATP synthase subunit alpha: MVAIRPDEISNIIRQQIEGYNQDAKVANVGTVLQVGDGIARVHGLDQCMAGELLQYEDGSVGIAFNLEEDNVGSVLMGDGRSISEGSTVTATGKIAQIPVGDAMIGRVVDSLARPIDGKGDVATTETRLIESMAPGIIARKSVCEPMQTGITAIDSMIPIGRGQRELIIGDRQTGKTAVAVDTILNQKGEDVVCVYVAVGQKASTVANVVQALQDKGAMDYTIVVAANANDPASLQFLAPYTGAALAEYFMYKGKATLVIYDDLSKQAQAYRQMSLLLRRPPGREAYPGDVFYLHSRLLERAAKLSDKLGGGSMTALPIVETQAGDVSAYIPTNVISITDGQIFLSTDLFNSGLRPAVNAGISVSRVGSAAQTKAMKKVAGKVKLELAQFAELEAFAQFASDLDAATQNQLARGVRLRELLKQAQFSPLLLNEQVAIIYAGINGYLDDIPAEKVVEFNLGLREYLKNSKAAYVDTVQNKKIMDEAAETALKEGIAEFKKTFTA, translated from the coding sequence ATGGTAGCAATCAGACCAGACGAAATTAGTAACATTATTCGGCAACAGATCGAAGGCTATAACCAAGATGCCAAGGTCGCCAACGTCGGTACTGTACTCCAGGTCGGTGACGGCATCGCCCGGGTACACGGCTTAGACCAGTGCATGGCGGGTGAGCTGTTGCAGTATGAAGATGGCTCCGTTGGTATCGCCTTTAACCTTGAGGAAGATAACGTCGGTTCCGTATTGATGGGCGATGGCCGCTCCATCTCTGAGGGTTCCACCGTTACAGCTACAGGCAAAATTGCGCAGATCCCTGTGGGTGATGCGATGATTGGGCGGGTGGTTGATTCCTTGGCCCGGCCGATCGACGGTAAAGGCGACGTGGCCACAACTGAGACTCGCTTGATTGAGTCCATGGCCCCTGGCATCATCGCGCGTAAATCAGTCTGTGAGCCGATGCAGACCGGTATCACCGCAATTGACTCCATGATTCCCATTGGCCGGGGTCAGCGGGAATTGATCATTGGTGACCGTCAGACGGGTAAAACGGCCGTTGCCGTTGACACGATTCTGAACCAAAAAGGCGAAGATGTGGTGTGCGTCTACGTGGCAGTGGGTCAAAAGGCTTCCACTGTAGCGAATGTTGTCCAAGCGCTTCAGGACAAAGGCGCCATGGATTACACCATCGTTGTAGCTGCAAACGCCAACGACCCAGCTTCGTTGCAGTTCTTGGCACCGTATACAGGCGCAGCTTTAGCCGAGTACTTCATGTACAAAGGCAAGGCGACTCTCGTAATCTACGATGACTTGTCCAAGCAAGCCCAGGCTTACCGTCAGATGTCGCTGTTGCTCCGCCGTCCGCCCGGACGTGAAGCCTATCCTGGCGATGTGTTCTATCTCCACAGCCGTTTGCTCGAGCGGGCCGCAAAGCTCAGCGACAAGCTGGGTGGCGGTAGTATGACTGCCTTGCCGATCGTTGAAACCCAAGCGGGTGATGTCTCGGCTTACATTCCGACCAACGTAATTTCGATTACGGACGGTCAGATCTTCTTGTCCACTGACCTGTTTAACTCTGGCTTACGTCCGGCCGTGAACGCCGGTATTTCGGTATCCCGTGTGGGTTCGGCGGCACAAACCAAGGCAATGAAAAAAGTTGCCGGTAAGGTGAAGTTGGAGCTGGCGCAGTTCGCCGAGCTTGAAGCATTTGCCCAGTTCGCTTCGGACTTAGATGCCGCAACTCAGAACCAGTTGGCGCGGGGCGTGCGATTGCGTGAGCTGTTGAAGCAAGCGCAGTTCAGCCCACTGCTGTTGAACGAGCAAGTCGCCATCATCTACGCCGGTATCAACGGCTATCTCGATGATATCCCCGCTGAGAAAGTGGTTGAGTTCAACTTGGGTCTGCGCGAGTACCTCAAGAACAGCAAGGCCGCTTACGTCGATACCGTCCAGAACAAAAAAATCATGGACGAAGCGGCGGAAACTGCCCTCAAAGAAGGCATCGCTGAATTCAAGAAGACGTTTACAGCGTAA